A window from Carassius auratus strain Wakin chromosome 48, ASM336829v1, whole genome shotgun sequence encodes these proteins:
- the LOC113065665 gene encoding uncharacterized protein LOC113065665: MSKKGKSKKTDQQESGLDQPSDSTEMVEPEHLSEEADPPNRAVLAAIAALRSEITQIKDDICATIDVRIQTVYTVLRGELATTKEELQTSITTLEKTATSHANTIGEIEKSASHHSDDVTALQRQVTRLSSEVEKLTEKCEDLEGRSRRHNIRVIGVPEGTEGPRPRDFIAGLLQEVLSLDEKPLIDRAHRTLRRRPEPHEPPRPFVLRLHYFHTLEDILRKAAAEKQLFHGGKRIQIFPDYPPAVAKKRALFNRTRELLRGRPGVRYGLLYPARLLITHNGTQISFIDAKKAEEYAERLFTPGSTEVRQEDA, from the coding sequence ATGTCAAAGAAGGGAAAATCCAAAAAGACCGACCAACAAGAATCAGGCCTTGATCAACCCTCGGACTCAACTGAGATGGTGGAGCCCGAACACCTGAGCGAGGAGGCGGACCCACCAAACCGAGCTGTTCTGGCCGCTATTGCTGCGCTGCGAAGTGAAATTACCCAGATTAAAGATGACATATGCGCCACCATCGATGTCCGTATACAAACGGTGTATACTGTGCTGAGAGGCGAATTGGCTACAACTAAAGAAGAACTGCAGACCTCCATTACGACCCTGGAGAAAACCGCGACCTCGCATGCTAACACTATTGGAGAGATAGAGAAGTCCGCCTCACACCACTCGGACGATGTCACTGCACTTCAGCGTCAAGTCACCCGTCTGAGCTCTGAAGTAGAAAAACTAACTGAGAAATGCGAAGACCTAGAAGGGCGCTCGAGGAGACACAATATCCGGGTCATCGGAGTCCCTGAGGGGACCGAGGGACCCAGGCCGAGAGACTTTATCGCCGGGTTGCTACAGGAGGTGCTATCCCTGGATGAGAAGCCTCTCATTGATAGAGCGCACCGGACCCTCCGAAGACGGCCCGAACCTCATGAACCACCTAGACCCTTTGTACTGAGGCTACACTACTTTCACACGCTTGAGGACATCCTACGCAAGGCTGCAGCGGAGAAACAACTCTTCCATGGTGGTAAAAGGATCCAAATTTTTCCGGACTACCCGCCTGCCGTAGCTAAAAAGAGGGCACTATTCAACCGCACGAGAGAGCTGTTACGGGGCAGACCCGGGGTCAGGTATGGCCTCCTCTACCCTGCTAGACTCCTGATAACCCACAACGGCACACAGATCTCGTTCATAGATGCCAAAAAAGCGGAGGAATATGCCGAACGCCTCTTCACACCGGGCTCGACTGAAGTGAGACAGGAAGACGCTTAA
- the LOC113065664 gene encoding calcium/calmodulin-dependent protein kinase type 1D-like isoform X1, which translates to MPSYFIKQHKALVSRKQHHKEIPVEAHAEMGRKEGDCDWKKSTDNIQDVFEFMEVLGSGAFSEVFMVKERKTGKPFAMKCVKKKNKRDVNLENEIAVLRKIQHDNVVCLEDFYESRTHYYLLMQLVSGGELFDRILDRGMYSEADASRLIRQVLEAVSYLHKNGIVHRDLKPENLLYYSPDENSKIMISDFGLSKMEDNGVMSTACGTPGYVAPEVLAQKPYSKAVDCWSIGVITYILLCGYPPFYEETETRLFSKIMKAQYEFDSPFWDDISESAKDFIRNMMQKNPKMRYDTEQALRHPWIIGKTARSQDIYYSVSEQIQKNFAKSKWKQAFNATVAINQMKKLQLANSEACVTSAPAPEFKETAASTPESVCKKLFTETPEPNGNIHSNQINVPSGSTESKTQYHPVRVSHSETTHVGTLTIAEKGKHVYHSEPADLNGYAKRSSSRNGQKLQTGVCSVM; encoded by the exons AAATCCCTGTAGAAGCTCACGCAGAAATGGGACGAAAGGAGGGCGACTGTGATTGGAAAAAGAGCACGGATAACATCCAGGATGTGTTTGAATTCATGGAGGTGCTCGGATC GGGAGCGTTCTCAGAGGTCTTCATGGTGAAGGAGAGAAAAACAGGGAAGCCTTTTGCTATGAAGTgtgtgaagaagaaaaacaaaagggaCGTCAACCTGGAGAATGAAATCGCCGTGTTGAGGAA GATCCAACACGACAATGTGGTTTGCTTGGAGGATTTCTATGAAAGTCGGACACATTACTACCTGCTCATGCAGCT CGTTTCAGGTGGTGAACTGTTCGACCGGATCCTGGACCGGGGCATGTATTCAGAGGCTGATGCTAGTCGGCTCATCAGACAGGTGCTGGAGGCAGTCAGCTACCTGCACAAAAACGGCATTGTCCACCGCGACCTCAAG CCAGAGAATCTGCTCTACTACAGCCCTGATGAAAACTCTAAGATCATGATCAGTGATTTTGGCCTCTCTAAGATGGAAGATAATGGTGTCATGTCCACGGCCTGTGGGACCCCAGGATATGTCG CCCCTGAAGTTTTGGCCCAGAAGCCCTATAGCAAAGCCGTTGACTGCTGGTCTATTGGAGTCATCACTTACATCCT TCTCTGTGGATATCCTCCTTTCTATGAAGAAACAGAGACTCGTCTCTTTTCTAAAATCATGAAGGCACAGTACGAGTTCGACTCGCCCTTCTGGGATGATATCTCTGAGTCTG CAAAGGACTTCATCCGCAACATGATGCAGAAGAATCCTAAGATGCGTTATGACACAGAACAGGCTCTCAGACACCCCTG GATTATAGGAAAGACGGCCCGGAGTCAGGACATCTACTACTCCGTCAGTGAGCAGATCCAGAAAAACTTTGCCAAGTCCAAATGGAAG CAAGCCTTCAATGCTACAGTGGCTATCAACCAGATGAAGAAACTGCAGCTGGCCAACTCCGAGGCCTGTGTGACGTCTGCGCCTGCGCCTGAGTTCAAGGAAACCGCAGCCTCCACACCCGAATCCGTCTGCAAGAAGCTGTTCACTGAGACCCCTGAACCAAACGGCAACATACACAGTAATCAGATAAATGTGCCGTCCGGCTCCACCGAGTCAAAGACTCAATATCATCCAGTCCGGGTCAGTCACAGTGAGACCACTCATGTTGGGACCCTCACCATTGCAGAGAAGGGCAAACATGTGTATCACTCAGAGCCAGCAGACCTAAATGG GTATGCAAAAAGAAGCTCCAGTCGTAACGGGCAGAAGCTGCAGACTGGCGTTTGCTCTGTCATGTGA
- the LOC113065664 gene encoding calcium/calmodulin-dependent protein kinase type 1D-like isoform X2 — translation MGRKEGDCDWKKSTDNIQDVFEFMEVLGSGAFSEVFMVKERKTGKPFAMKCVKKKNKRDVNLENEIAVLRKIQHDNVVCLEDFYESRTHYYLLMQLVSGGELFDRILDRGMYSEADASRLIRQVLEAVSYLHKNGIVHRDLKPENLLYYSPDENSKIMISDFGLSKMEDNGVMSTACGTPGYVAPEVLAQKPYSKAVDCWSIGVITYILLCGYPPFYEETETRLFSKIMKAQYEFDSPFWDDISESAKDFIRNMMQKNPKMRYDTEQALRHPWIIGKTARSQDIYYSVSEQIQKNFAKSKWKQAFNATVAINQMKKLQLANSEACVTSAPAPEFKETAASTPESVCKKLFTETPEPNGNIHSNQINVPSGSTESKTQYHPVRVSHSETTHVGTLTIAEKGKHVYHSEPADLNGYAKRSSSRNGQKLQTGVCSVM, via the exons ATGGGACGAAAGGAGGGCGACTGTGATTGGAAAAAGAGCACGGATAACATCCAGGATGTGTTTGAATTCATGGAGGTGCTCGGATC GGGAGCGTTCTCAGAGGTCTTCATGGTGAAGGAGAGAAAAACAGGGAAGCCTTTTGCTATGAAGTgtgtgaagaagaaaaacaaaagggaCGTCAACCTGGAGAATGAAATCGCCGTGTTGAGGAA GATCCAACACGACAATGTGGTTTGCTTGGAGGATTTCTATGAAAGTCGGACACATTACTACCTGCTCATGCAGCT CGTTTCAGGTGGTGAACTGTTCGACCGGATCCTGGACCGGGGCATGTATTCAGAGGCTGATGCTAGTCGGCTCATCAGACAGGTGCTGGAGGCAGTCAGCTACCTGCACAAAAACGGCATTGTCCACCGCGACCTCAAG CCAGAGAATCTGCTCTACTACAGCCCTGATGAAAACTCTAAGATCATGATCAGTGATTTTGGCCTCTCTAAGATGGAAGATAATGGTGTCATGTCCACGGCCTGTGGGACCCCAGGATATGTCG CCCCTGAAGTTTTGGCCCAGAAGCCCTATAGCAAAGCCGTTGACTGCTGGTCTATTGGAGTCATCACTTACATCCT TCTCTGTGGATATCCTCCTTTCTATGAAGAAACAGAGACTCGTCTCTTTTCTAAAATCATGAAGGCACAGTACGAGTTCGACTCGCCCTTCTGGGATGATATCTCTGAGTCTG CAAAGGACTTCATCCGCAACATGATGCAGAAGAATCCTAAGATGCGTTATGACACAGAACAGGCTCTCAGACACCCCTG GATTATAGGAAAGACGGCCCGGAGTCAGGACATCTACTACTCCGTCAGTGAGCAGATCCAGAAAAACTTTGCCAAGTCCAAATGGAAG CAAGCCTTCAATGCTACAGTGGCTATCAACCAGATGAAGAAACTGCAGCTGGCCAACTCCGAGGCCTGTGTGACGTCTGCGCCTGCGCCTGAGTTCAAGGAAACCGCAGCCTCCACACCCGAATCCGTCTGCAAGAAGCTGTTCACTGAGACCCCTGAACCAAACGGCAACATACACAGTAATCAGATAAATGTGCCGTCCGGCTCCACCGAGTCAAAGACTCAATATCATCCAGTCCGGGTCAGTCACAGTGAGACCACTCATGTTGGGACCCTCACCATTGCAGAGAAGGGCAAACATGTGTATCACTCAGAGCCAGCAGACCTAAATGG GTATGCAAAAAGAAGCTCCAGTCGTAACGGGCAGAAGCTGCAGACTGGCGTTTGCTCTGTCATGTGA
- the LOC113065663 gene encoding G0/G1 switch protein 2, translating to MDTLHELIPFAKEMLSAGPTKGSLKVYLVGGTFAVLGMVSGVVQVASSLFPDHEEPEFEMLKVRELIPVKEQLQEPQTSIPEDDEMDAAMEAKAKELPMNRQRRMSFRAHAS from the coding sequence ATGGACACTTTGCATGAGCTCATCCCTTTTGCTAAGGAAATGCTGAGTGCTGGTCCCACCAAGGGCTCTCTGAAGGTCTATCTAGTGGGCGGCACATTCGCTGTCCTGGGAATGGTGAGCGGCGTGGTCCAGGTGGCCTCTTCTCTCTTCCCTGACCACGAGGAGCCCGAGTTTGAGATGCTGAAGGTGAGGGAGCTCATACCAGTGAAGGAGCAGCTCCAGGAGCCACAAACCAGCATCCCTGAAGATGACGAGATGGACGCAGCGATGGAGGCCAAGGCTAAGGAACTGCCCATGAACAGACAGAGGCGGATGAGTTTCAGAGCTCACGCTTCATAA